In a single window of the Limnochorda sp. L945t genome:
- a CDS encoding carbohydrate ABC transporter permease has protein sequence MTVRAMTRPVGSLAGWHYRRRLQLWGHYVLLGGLGIVFLFPFFWLVSTSLKTNKEIFLWPPTLLPRAPRWANYVDAVQAFPFMLYLGNTLYITVMNVVAVTLSSSVVAYGFSKIQWPGRDAVFVLVLATMMLPYQVTMVPLFVLFKTLGWVGTFRPLVVPHFFAGAFYVFLLRQFYMTIPNELSEAAVVDGANHLRIFSSIVVPLTRPALATVALFQFVASWTDFLGPLIYLQNERQYTLQLGLQMFFGQHYSEWALVMATAALISLPLIVVFGLTQRTFVEGIALTGLRG, from the coding sequence ATGACGGTGCGGGCGATGACCCGGCCGGTAGGGAGCCTGGCCGGATGGCATTACCGCAGGCGACTGCAACTGTGGGGTCACTACGTGCTGCTCGGCGGGCTCGGCATTGTCTTCTTGTTCCCGTTCTTCTGGCTTGTCTCCACCTCGCTGAAGACCAACAAGGAGATATTCCTGTGGCCTCCGACGCTCCTGCCCCGGGCCCCGCGCTGGGCCAACTACGTGGACGCGGTCCAGGCCTTCCCCTTCATGCTCTACCTGGGCAACACGCTGTACATCACCGTGATGAACGTAGTGGCGGTGACCCTTTCCAGCAGCGTGGTGGCCTACGGTTTCTCGAAGATCCAGTGGCCGGGGCGTGACGCCGTGTTCGTCCTCGTGCTGGCCACCATGATGCTGCCGTACCAGGTCACCATGGTACCCCTGTTCGTCCTCTTCAAGACGTTGGGCTGGGTGGGTACCTTCCGGCCCCTGGTCGTGCCGCACTTCTTTGCCGGGGCCTTTTACGTCTTCTTGCTCCGGCAGTTTTACATGACCATTCCCAACGAGCTCTCGGAAGCGGCTGTGGTGGACGGGGCCAATCACCTCCGGATCTTCAGCAGTATCGTGGTGCCTCTGACCCGTCCGGCGCTTGCGACCGTGGCCCTGTTCCAGTTCGTTGCATCGTGGACGGACTTCCTGGGCCCCCTCATCTACCTCCAGAACGAGCGCCAGTACACCCTGCAGCTGGGGCTCCAGATGTTCTTCGGCCAGCATTACTCCGAGTGGGCGCTGGTCATGGCCACTGCGGCGCTCATCTCGCTGCCCCTCATCGTGGTGTTTGGCCTCACCCAGCGCACGTTCGTGGAAGGCATCGCGCTGACCGGCCTGCGCGGCTAA
- a CDS encoding carbohydrate ABC transporter permease, whose amino-acid sequence MERRRRGELWWGLGFISPWLVGFLAFTLVPVVSSLYYSFTDYNLMNPPRWVGAANFSTLFADPTFYESMKNTVYMVLVGLPVHLLWALVLAFLLARPLKGIAFFRALYYLPTVVPIVASTLLWRWIFNPNYGILNTALNFLGLPEPGWLVDPAWSKPALIIMGMWGVGGTVVIYLAALKEVPRELYEAAELDGATSWRKTTAITLPMISPVLFFTVVVNIIGYFQYFTQAYVFSATGYGGQLAVGGPRNSTMFYALYLYLNAFRFFKMGLASAMAWILFLILLVATLVLLRTSSRWVHYGGARPI is encoded by the coding sequence TTGGAACGTCGGAGACGTGGAGAGCTTTGGTGGGGCCTTGGTTTCATCTCGCCCTGGCTGGTCGGGTTCCTCGCATTTACCCTCGTGCCGGTGGTTTCGTCCCTCTATTACAGCTTCACGGACTACAACCTCATGAACCCGCCGCGATGGGTGGGGGCGGCCAACTTCAGTACCCTGTTCGCCGACCCCACGTTTTACGAGTCCATGAAAAACACGGTGTACATGGTGCTGGTCGGGCTGCCGGTCCACTTGCTGTGGGCGCTCGTCCTGGCATTCCTGCTGGCGCGTCCCCTCAAGGGCATCGCCTTTTTCCGGGCGCTCTACTACCTGCCGACGGTCGTCCCCATCGTGGCCTCGACGTTGCTATGGCGGTGGATCTTCAATCCTAATTACGGTATCCTCAACACGGCCCTCAACTTCCTGGGACTTCCCGAACCCGGATGGCTCGTGGATCCGGCGTGGTCCAAGCCTGCCCTCATCATCATGGGCATGTGGGGAGTCGGGGGCACCGTCGTCATCTACCTGGCGGCACTCAAGGAGGTACCCAGGGAGCTGTACGAGGCGGCCGAGCTGGACGGTGCGACCTCGTGGCGCAAGACCACGGCCATCACCCTTCCGATGATCTCGCCGGTACTCTTCTTCACCGTCGTGGTCAACATCATCGGGTACTTCCAGTACTTCACCCAGGCGTACGTTTTCTCCGCTACGGGCTACGGTGGCCAGCTGGCGGTGGGCGGACCCCGTAACTCGACGATGTTCTACGCGCTCTACCTCTATCTCAACGCCTTCCGTTTCTTCAAGATGGGGCTCGCCTCGGCGATGGCCTGGATCCTGTTCCTCATCCTGCTGGTGGCGACGCTGGTGCTCCTGCGGACTTCGTCCCGGTGGGTGCACTACGGGGGGGCGCGGCCCATATGA
- a CDS encoding ABC transporter substrate-binding protein has translation MRARRASVGQAVAWGVVAALVLLGVASSVMAAPTKLVYWHGWGGDEKKVVEDVVAQFNKTHPNIVVEPVTIFGAYDKLLTSIAAGTPPDVVSAIWWTQVADLASRGALVPLSSYAKKDGIKGEEYVAPVWEAVHYQGELYAMPVLANYSMIAYNKDHFKDAGLPDRAPKTTAELEEWAHKLYQVTRGRIQRIGYLPSDIVLSTYMFNGSVYDAKRRVPTPDAPEVIQAARWMRSFYAKYGYPALRAFQESLGSYASPENPFFSGKISIQDNWGEWIVNFTKWYAPDFHYGRFPYPRVDGSPGFGNWGGSVWGIPKGSKHPQEAWEFIKWLSAGDGNRLLALGISSGSARMALNETPEFLEKMPVLKDALPLLREGRFLTSPIFPGNDEYIQKLTPVIDSILAGERDAEQALKEFAAQQK, from the coding sequence ATGAGAGCGAGGCGAGCCAGTGTTGGGCAAGCGGTAGCATGGGGTGTGGTGGCGGCGCTGGTCCTGCTGGGGGTTGCCTCTTCGGTGATGGCTGCACCGACCAAGCTCGTCTACTGGCATGGGTGGGGCGGCGACGAGAAGAAGGTCGTCGAGGACGTCGTGGCACAGTTCAACAAGACGCACCCCAACATCGTGGTCGAGCCGGTCACGATTTTCGGCGCCTACGACAAGTTGCTCACCTCCATCGCCGCGGGGACGCCGCCGGACGTCGTGTCGGCCATCTGGTGGACGCAGGTAGCAGATCTTGCCAGCCGGGGTGCGCTGGTCCCGCTCTCCTCGTACGCGAAAAAGGACGGGATCAAGGGCGAGGAGTACGTGGCACCGGTGTGGGAAGCGGTGCACTACCAGGGCGAGCTGTATGCGATGCCCGTGCTGGCCAACTATTCCATGATTGCGTACAACAAGGACCACTTCAAGGATGCGGGTCTCCCCGACCGGGCGCCCAAGACCACGGCTGAGCTCGAGGAGTGGGCTCATAAGCTGTACCAGGTGACCCGCGGCCGCATCCAGCGGATCGGGTACCTCCCCTCGGACATCGTGCTGAGTACCTACATGTTCAACGGGAGTGTCTACGACGCGAAGCGTCGCGTGCCTACGCCCGATGCCCCGGAGGTCATCCAGGCTGCTCGCTGGATGCGCAGCTTCTATGCCAAGTACGGGTATCCGGCGCTTCGGGCCTTCCAGGAATCCCTGGGTAGCTACGCCAGCCCCGAAAACCCCTTCTTCTCCGGGAAGATCTCCATCCAGGACAACTGGGGCGAGTGGATCGTCAACTTCACCAAGTGGTACGCTCCCGATTTCCATTACGGGCGTTTCCCGTATCCCAGGGTCGACGGCTCTCCCGGATTCGGCAACTGGGGCGGGTCGGTCTGGGGCATTCCGAAGGGCTCCAAGCATCCTCAGGAGGCCTGGGAGTTCATCAAGTGGCTGTCGGCAGGCGACGGCAACCGGCTTCTGGCGCTGGGCATCTCCAGCGGTTCGGCCCGGATGGCGCTCAACGAGACTCCGGAGTTCCTGGAGAAGATGCCGGTCCTGAAGGACGCCCTGCCCTTGCTCCGCGAGGGCCGGTTCCTCACCTCGCCGATCTTTCCGGGCAACGACGAGTACATACAGAAGCTCACCCCGGTCATCGACAGCATCCTCGCCGGTGAAAGGGACGCAGAACAAGCCCTCAAGGAGTTCGCGGCACAGCAAAAGTAG
- a CDS encoding Crp/Fnr family transcriptional regulator, translating into MPAHAACFRRVPLFAELTEPELEELAAGSHPRHFRSGEVVFRAGEAPGYLYVVSSGLVKVVRTSADGREQVVRLLGPGDFYGELALFHPQPLPATAVALAEAEICLLSRPHVEALLRCNPAASLKMLRALSARVGELEALVEQLAVHPVEERVAALLVKLATAGGPIADGVVVKLPLKQEELARVVGTTQETLSRRLHVLEDEGIIRLEGRRLVRLLDAARLIERAGRI; encoded by the coding sequence GTGCCCGCGCACGCGGCTTGCTTCCGCCGCGTTCCCCTCTTCGCGGAGCTGACCGAGCCGGAGCTCGAGGAGCTGGCCGCCGGTTCCCACCCCCGGCACTTTCGTTCGGGCGAGGTGGTCTTCCGGGCGGGCGAGGCGCCCGGGTACCTGTACGTGGTTTCGTCCGGTCTGGTAAAGGTGGTCCGGACGAGCGCGGACGGTCGCGAGCAGGTGGTGCGCCTGCTGGGGCCGGGGGATTTCTACGGCGAGCTGGCACTGTTCCACCCCCAGCCCCTTCCGGCGACGGCGGTGGCGCTCGCCGAAGCCGAGATCTGTTTGCTGAGCCGCCCTCACGTGGAGGCGCTCCTCCGGTGCAACCCCGCGGCCAGCCTCAAGATGCTCCGGGCGCTGTCGGCACGGGTCGGGGAGCTCGAGGCCCTGGTGGAGCAGCTCGCCGTACACCCGGTCGAGGAGCGGGTGGCGGCCCTGCTGGTCAAGCTGGCCACCGCCGGCGGCCCCATCGCGGACGGCGTGGTGGTGAAGCTGCCCCTCAAGCAGGAGGAACTGGCCCGCGTCGTGGGAACCACGCAGGAGACCCTCAGCCGCCGGCTCCACGTGTTGGAGGACGAAGGCATCATCCGCCTCGAGGGTCGCCGCCTGGTGCGGCTACTGGACGCCGCCCGGCTCATCGAGCGCGCCGGCCGGATCTGA